A genomic segment from Thermotoga neapolitana DSM 4359 encodes:
- the gcvH gene encoding glycine cleavage system protein GcvH: MRMKKYTRTHEWVEIEGKMATVGITNHAQEELGDVVYVDLPEVGKEVKKGDVVASIESVKAAADVYAPLSGKITEVNERLESEPELINKDAEGEGWIFKMEIADESELSDLLDEQAYREFCEQK; encoded by the coding sequence GTGAGGATGAAGAAGTACACCAGAACTCACGAGTGGGTCGAGATTGAAGGGAAAATGGCAACCGTTGGAATCACAAACCACGCACAGGAAGAGCTGGGAGACGTGGTTTATGTGGATCTTCCGGAAGTGGGAAAAGAAGTGAAAAAGGGAGATGTTGTGGCAAGTATAGAATCCGTAAAAGCGGCTGCAGACGTTTACGCACCGCTCAGTGGAAAGATCACGGAGGTAAACGAAAGGCTTGAGTCCGAGCCCGAACTCATAAACAAAGATGCTGAGGGAGAAGGATGGATCTTCAAGATGGAAATCGCCGATGAAAGTGAGCTGTCGGATCTTCTCGATGAACAGGCGTACAGGGAGTTCTGTGAGCAGAAGTGA
- the gcvPA gene encoding aminomethyl-transferring glycine dehydrogenase subunit GcvPA — protein MKHPYIPHTEEDIREMLDFIGVSSVDDLFSEVPVSTRSSLNLPKSQDEFTVFAHLKGISRKNADLEEYTVLLGAGIYRRYVPSVVYDLAMKPEFLTAYTPYQAEISQGTLQSLFEYQTMVCELTGMEVANASMYDGATALAEAVLMCFRLTGKEKVLVARSVHPEYREVLGTYLKTRGFRIEEMGYDDTGRVVLEDIDDETAAVVVQYPNFFGVIEDLEYVRKKTQNTMMVVVVEPVSLAILEPPGNFGADVVVGEGQSLGIPMWLGGYSLGIFATREKYVRQMPGRLIGETVDAEGNASYTMILQTREQHIRRAKATSNICSNHAHAALIAAVYLSVMGPEGLKEVAKRSYDAAHYLQEKLEERGFRKKFSGDFFNEFVFEVPEDYPERWKKMMGKKILGPLPLERMYPELGNVALACATEMTTRDDIERFLEAMK, from the coding sequence TTGAAACATCCCTACATTCCTCATACGGAAGAAGATATACGTGAGATGCTTGACTTTATAGGGGTTTCATCGGTAGACGATCTGTTTTCTGAAGTTCCAGTTTCTACGAGGTCTTCTCTGAATCTTCCAAAATCTCAGGACGAGTTCACCGTTTTCGCTCATCTCAAGGGAATTTCCAGGAAGAACGCAGACCTTGAAGAATACACCGTTCTTCTTGGAGCGGGTATCTACAGAAGATACGTTCCATCGGTCGTTTACGATCTTGCCATGAAACCAGAGTTCCTGACGGCCTACACACCCTATCAGGCGGAGATTTCCCAGGGAACACTTCAGTCACTCTTCGAATACCAGACCATGGTCTGCGAGTTGACAGGGATGGAAGTAGCAAACGCCTCCATGTACGATGGGGCGACCGCTCTGGCCGAGGCTGTTTTGATGTGTTTTCGCCTCACGGGAAAAGAGAAAGTTCTCGTCGCAAGATCTGTCCATCCAGAGTACAGAGAAGTTCTCGGAACTTATCTCAAAACTCGCGGTTTCAGGATAGAGGAAATGGGTTACGATGACACAGGAAGGGTCGTTCTCGAAGACATCGACGATGAAACGGCGGCTGTGGTGGTTCAGTATCCAAACTTCTTCGGGGTGATAGAGGATCTTGAGTACGTGAGGAAAAAAACGCAGAATACCATGATGGTGGTCGTTGTGGAACCCGTTTCGTTGGCGATTCTGGAACCTCCTGGGAACTTCGGGGCAGATGTTGTCGTGGGAGAAGGGCAATCTCTTGGTATACCGATGTGGCTTGGGGGTTACTCTCTTGGAATCTTCGCCACAAGGGAAAAATACGTCAGACAGATGCCCGGAAGGTTGATAGGAGAGACCGTTGATGCAGAAGGGAACGCTTCTTACACGATGATTCTTCAAACAAGAGAACAACACATAAGACGTGCAAAGGCCACCTCCAACATCTGTTCAAACCATGCGCACGCAGCTCTGATCGCGGCTGTGTATCTCAGTGTGATGGGACCGGAAGGCTTGAAAGAAGTGGCAAAACGCTCCTACGATGCGGCGCACTACCTTCAGGAGAAACTGGAGGAAAGAGGGTTCAGAAAGAAATTTTCGGGTGATTTCTTCAACGAGTTCGTTTTCGAAGTTCCCGAAGATTACCCCGAAAGATGGAAAAAGATGATGGGAAAGAAGATTCTTGGACCTTTGCCTCTGGAAAGGATGTATCCTGAGCTGGGCAACGTTGCCCTTGCGTGCGCCACGGAGATGACCACCAGGGATGACATCGAAAGGTTTCTGGAGGCGATGAAATGA
- the pyk gene encoding pyruvate kinase has product MVRSTKIVCTVGPRTDSYEMIEKMIDLGVNVFRINTSHGDWNEQEQKILKIKDLREKKKKPVAIMIDLAGPKIRTGYFEKEFVELKEGQIFTLTTKEILGNEKIVSVNLSTLPKDVKKGDTILLSDGEIVLEVLETTDTDVKTVVKVGGKITHRRGVNVPTADLSVESITDRDREFIRLGTLHDVEFFALSFVRKPEDVLKAKEEIRKHGKDVPIISKIETRKALERLEDIIKVSDAVMVARGDLGVEIPIEEVPIVQKEIVKISKYYSKPVVVATQILESMIEHPYPTRAEVTDIANAIFDGADALLLTAETAVGKYPLEAIKVLSKVAEEVEKKSEFFRTLEYDTNDISEAISHACWQLSSSLKAKLIITPTISGSTAIRISKYNVSQPIVALTPEEKTYYRLSIVRKVIPVLAERCSQELEFIEKGLKKVEEMGLVEKGDLVVLTSGVPGKVGTTNTIRVLKVE; this is encoded by the coding sequence GTGGTAAGGAGCACCAAGATCGTCTGCACAGTCGGTCCAAGAACGGACAGCTATGAAATGATAGAAAAAATGATCGATCTTGGGGTCAACGTTTTCAGAATCAACACCTCCCATGGAGACTGGAACGAGCAGGAACAGAAGATCTTGAAGATAAAAGACCTGAGGGAGAAGAAGAAAAAGCCTGTGGCGATCATGATCGATCTTGCAGGACCAAAGATCAGAACAGGTTATTTCGAAAAAGAGTTCGTGGAACTGAAGGAAGGTCAGATCTTCACGTTGACCACAAAGGAGATCCTGGGAAACGAGAAAATCGTCTCTGTCAACCTGAGCACTCTTCCAAAGGATGTGAAAAAAGGAGACACCATCCTTCTGAGCGACGGAGAGATCGTTCTTGAAGTACTCGAAACAACGGACACGGATGTGAAAACGGTCGTGAAGGTTGGAGGAAAGATCACACACAGAAGGGGTGTGAACGTTCCAACGGCGGACCTTTCAGTTGAATCCATCACAGACAGAGACAGAGAATTCATCAGACTCGGCACACTCCACGATGTGGAATTCTTCGCACTCTCCTTTGTGAGAAAACCAGAAGACGTTCTCAAAGCAAAGGAAGAGATCAGAAAGCATGGGAAAGATGTCCCCATAATATCGAAGATAGAAACGAGGAAGGCCCTGGAACGCCTGGAAGACATAATAAAGGTGAGCGATGCCGTCATGGTAGCCCGTGGAGACCTGGGTGTAGAGATCCCCATAGAAGAGGTGCCCATCGTCCAGAAAGAGATCGTGAAGATTTCCAAGTACTATTCCAAGCCCGTTGTGGTGGCAACACAGATCCTTGAATCGATGATAGAACACCCGTATCCAACCCGTGCAGAGGTCACTGATATAGCGAACGCCATCTTCGACGGTGCGGATGCCCTGCTTCTGACGGCCGAAACCGCCGTTGGAAAGTATCCCCTGGAAGCGATAAAGGTCCTGAGTAAGGTGGCAGAAGAAGTGGAGAAGAAATCGGAGTTCTTCAGAACGCTGGAATACGATACAAACGACATCTCCGAAGCCATATCTCACGCGTGCTGGCAGCTTTCCAGTTCTTTGAAGGCAAAGCTGATCATCACACCCACCATCTCCGGCAGCACGGCCATCAGAATCTCAAAGTACAACGTGTCACAACCCATCGTGGCTCTGACCCCTGAAGAGAAAACCTATTACAGACTCTCCATCGTCAGAAAGGTGATACCCGTTCTCGCTGAAAGATGCTCACAGGAACTAGAATTCATCGAAAAAGGCCTGAAAAAGGTTGAGGAGATGGGGTTGGTCGAGAAGGGAGACCTTGTGGTCCTAACTTCCGGAGTGCCCGGGAAGGTGGGAACGACGAACACCATAAGGGTGTTGAAGGTGGAGTGA
- a CDS encoding putative signal transducing protein, producing MEWSVLIEGSELEIRMVEDLLKENDIPYVIETCDDVTPRAIFGSSALVQVKVPKDLLEKAKKILEGIQDEEDPSL from the coding sequence TTGGAATGGAGTGTTTTAATCGAGGGAAGTGAACTGGAAATCCGGATGGTGGAAGATCTTTTGAAAGAAAACGACATACCGTATGTGATCGAAACATGCGATGACGTCACTCCCCGGGCCATCTTCGGTTCATCCGCTCTTGTCCAGGTAAAAGTGCCGAAAGATCTTCTGGAGAAGGCGAAAAAGATTCTGGAGGGAATACAGGATGAAGAGGACCCCTCTCTATGA
- the pfkA gene encoding 6-phosphofructokinase — protein MKKIAVLTSGGDAPGMNAAVRAVVRYGIKNGLEVIGVRRGYSGLIDGDFVKLEYKDVAGITEKGGTILRTSRCEEFKTEEGREAAAKQLKKHGIEGLVVIGGEGSLTGAHLLHEEHNIPVVGIPATIDNDIGLTDMCIGVDTCLNTVMDAIQKLKDTASSHERAFIVEVMGRHSGYIALMAGLVTGAEAIIIPEIPVDYSQLADRILQERRRGKINSIIVVAEGAASAYTVARHLEYRIGYETRITILGHVQRGGSPTAFDRRLALSMGVEAVEALLDGEADVMIALQGNKFVRVPIMEALSTKKTIDKKLYEIAHLLS, from the coding sequence TTGAAGAAAATAGCAGTGCTCACAAGTGGAGGAGACGCCCCTGGTATGAACGCTGCGGTGCGAGCGGTTGTGAGGTACGGAATCAAAAACGGCCTGGAAGTTATTGGCGTGAGAAGAGGTTACTCTGGTCTCATCGATGGAGATTTTGTGAAGCTCGAGTACAAAGATGTAGCGGGTATCACAGAGAAAGGTGGTACGATCCTGAGAACCTCAAGATGTGAAGAGTTCAAGACGGAAGAAGGCAGAGAAGCAGCGGCAAAGCAATTGAAAAAACACGGAATAGAAGGCCTCGTCGTCATCGGTGGTGAGGGAAGTCTCACAGGAGCACATCTTCTTCACGAAGAACACAACATTCCCGTTGTGGGGATTCCTGCGACCATAGACAACGACATCGGACTCACCGACATGTGTATCGGGGTTGACACGTGTTTGAACACGGTCATGGACGCCATTCAAAAGCTGAAGGATACGGCGAGTTCCCACGAAAGGGCGTTCATCGTTGAAGTCATGGGAAGGCACTCAGGTTACATAGCACTCATGGCGGGATTGGTGACGGGAGCGGAAGCCATCATAATTCCGGAAATCCCCGTGGATTACTCTCAACTCGCGGACAGGATCCTCCAGGAGAGAAGAAGAGGGAAGATAAACAGCATCATCGTTGTTGCAGAGGGTGCAGCGAGCGCGTACACCGTTGCAAGACACCTCGAATACAGGATAGGCTACGAGACGAGGATCACGATACTGGGCCACGTTCAAAGGGGTGGTTCTCCAACGGCGTTCGACAGAAGACTCGCCCTGAGCATGGGAGTAGAAGCCGTTGAAGCCCTTCTGGACGGTGAAGCGGATGTGATGATCGCTCTTCAGGGAAACAAATTCGTCAGGGTTCCCATCATGGAGGCGCTCTCAACCAAGAAGACCATCGACAAGAAACTCTACGAAATAGCACACTTACTCTCATGA
- a CDS encoding MBL fold metallo-hydrolase — protein sequence MKITWFGHACFSLEIEGITIVTDPFDESVGYPIPNVTASVVTESHQHFDHNAHHLVKGNFRLINSPGSYTVDGVKIKGVETFHDSSHGRERGKNIAFVFEGEGLRVCHLGDLGHVLTPSQVEEIGKVDVLLVPVGGTYTIGPREAKEVSELLEAKLIIPMHYKTKYLKFNLLPVDEFLKLFEKYERVGNILELFEKPTERKIVVMEVQ from the coding sequence ATGAAGATCACCTGGTTCGGTCACGCGTGTTTTTCCCTGGAGATCGAAGGGATAACCATCGTCACCGATCCGTTCGATGAAAGTGTGGGCTATCCCATTCCAAACGTGACAGCCAGCGTTGTCACAGAAAGCCATCAGCATTTCGATCACAACGCCCACCACCTCGTTAAAGGGAACTTTCGGTTGATCAACTCTCCTGGAAGTTACACCGTGGACGGTGTGAAGATAAAGGGTGTAGAGACCTTCCACGATTCTTCACACGGAAGAGAGAGAGGAAAGAACATCGCCTTCGTTTTCGAAGGTGAAGGGTTGAGAGTCTGTCATCTGGGCGATCTGGGACACGTGCTCACACCGTCTCAGGTGGAGGAGATTGGAAAGGTCGATGTGCTACTGGTTCCGGTTGGAGGAACGTACACCATAGGTCCGCGTGAAGCAAAGGAAGTTTCAGAGTTGCTGGAGGCAAAACTCATCATTCCTATGCATTACAAGACAAAATACCTGAAGTTCAACCTTTTGCCCGTCGATGAATTTCTGAAACTGTTTGAAAAATACGAGCGCGTCGGGAACATACTGGAGCTCTTCGAAAAACCCACCGAGCGAAAAATTGTCGTCATGGAGGTGCAGTGA
- the hpt gene encoding hypoxanthine phosphoribosyltransferase: MIKVLIDEETLKKRVKELAQEIEEYYKDKTDTIHAVCILKGSIHFFSDLVLNMRNLNVKYSFIHVSSYQGTSSTGRIRVKSWIDESIHDEYVLLVEDIVDTGLTLQHIVRYLKKYNPRDFKIVTLIEKTVHDHGVPLDFVGFRVGDKFLVGYGLDVDEKFRNLPYIGYVE; this comes from the coding sequence ATGATAAAGGTGCTGATAGACGAAGAGACGCTGAAGAAGAGAGTGAAGGAACTCGCTCAGGAAATAGAGGAATACTACAAAGACAAAACGGACACCATCCACGCCGTGTGCATTCTGAAGGGTTCCATACACTTTTTCAGTGATCTCGTGCTGAACATGAGAAATCTGAACGTCAAATACTCCTTCATCCATGTATCGAGTTACCAGGGAACCTCTTCAACGGGGAGAATCAGGGTGAAATCCTGGATCGATGAATCCATACACGACGAGTACGTGCTCCTGGTGGAAGACATCGTCGACACGGGCCTTACACTCCAGCACATAGTCAGATACCTGAAAAAGTACAATCCCAGGGACTTCAAGATAGTGACTCTCATAGAAAAAACGGTTCATGACCACGGTGTTCCTCTGGACTTTGTTGGTTTCAGAGTGGGTGATAAATTCCTCGTTGGATACGGTCTGGACGTGGATGAAAAATTCAGAAACCTTCCGTACATCGGTTATGTGGAATAA
- the gcvT gene encoding glycine cleavage system aminomethyltransferase GcvT, which yields MKRTPLYERHVALGAKMVDFAGWIMPLYYSSIFEEVMAVRKSVGVFDVSHMGEIVVEGQETVDFVNFLVTNDFSAIPEGKAMYTVMCNETGGIVDDLVVYRISHEKAIMVVNAANIEKDYEWIKVHAKNFNVEVRNVSDETALVAFQGPKSQETLQRVVDIDLEGIGYYSFQWGRLDGERVLVSRTGYTGEDGFELMMNAESAAKIWDTLVEIAGNVDGKPAGLGARDVCRLEASYLLYGQDMDESTNPFEVGLSWVVKMNKDFVGKEALLKLKEKVERKLVALELSGRRIARKGYTVLKEGKEVGKITSGNFSPTLGKSIALALVSRCVKTGDRLEVVFPGKNVEAHVVKKPFYRGSVRREA from the coding sequence ATGAAGAGGACCCCTCTCTATGAAAGGCACGTTGCTCTGGGGGCAAAAATGGTCGATTTTGCAGGCTGGATCATGCCTCTTTATTACTCGTCCATATTCGAGGAAGTGATGGCCGTCAGAAAGTCAGTAGGGGTGTTCGACGTTTCACACATGGGTGAGATCGTCGTGGAAGGTCAGGAAACTGTGGACTTTGTGAATTTTCTTGTCACGAACGATTTCTCCGCCATCCCTGAAGGAAAGGCGATGTACACTGTGATGTGTAACGAAACGGGGGGGATCGTTGACGATCTTGTGGTTTATAGGATATCTCACGAGAAAGCGATCATGGTTGTGAATGCGGCGAACATCGAGAAAGATTACGAATGGATAAAAGTGCATGCGAAAAATTTCAACGTCGAAGTGAGGAATGTCTCCGATGAAACGGCGCTTGTGGCCTTCCAAGGACCGAAGTCTCAGGAGACCCTTCAAAGAGTTGTGGATATCGATCTTGAAGGGATTGGTTACTATTCGTTCCAATGGGGAAGGTTGGATGGAGAGAGAGTTCTTGTATCCCGAACAGGCTACACAGGAGAAGATGGTTTCGAGTTGATGATGAACGCAGAAAGCGCTGCGAAGATTTGGGATACTCTCGTAGAGATCGCTGGTAACGTGGATGGAAAACCCGCCGGTCTGGGAGCCCGTGATGTGTGTCGTCTTGAAGCATCTTACCTTCTCTACGGTCAGGATATGGATGAGAGCACCAATCCGTTCGAAGTGGGACTCTCATGGGTAGTGAAGATGAACAAAGACTTCGTCGGGAAAGAGGCACTGCTCAAACTGAAAGAAAAAGTCGAAAGGAAACTCGTAGCACTGGAACTTTCGGGAAGAAGAATCGCAAGAAAGGGTTACACCGTTTTGAAAGAAGGAAAAGAGGTGGGAAAGATAACAAGTGGGAACTTTTCACCTACCCTCGGAAAATCGATAGCCCTGGCTCTCGTATCCAGGTGCGTGAAGACCGGCGATCGGCTGGAAGTTGTGTTTCCTGGAAAGAACGTGGAAGCCCATGTTGTGAAAAAACCGTTCTACAGAGGAAGTGTGAGGAGGGAGGCGTGA
- a CDS encoding RidA family protein yields MKRVIETSRAPKAIGPYSQAIVVGNMMFVSGQIPVDPETGEIVEGTIEKKTERVLENLKAILEAGGFSLEDVVKVTIFTTSIEFFSKVNEVYSRYFSSHKPARSFVAVAQLPKNVEIEIEAIAVKEGE; encoded by the coding sequence ATGAAGCGGGTGATCGAAACCAGCAGGGCACCTAAGGCCATAGGTCCCTATTCTCAGGCGATAGTTGTCGGTAACATGATGTTCGTCTCCGGACAGATCCCCGTGGATCCCGAAACGGGCGAGATCGTGGAGGGTACGATCGAAAAGAAAACAGAGAGGGTCCTGGAAAACCTGAAGGCGATCCTTGAGGCCGGAGGATTTTCCCTGGAAGACGTGGTGAAGGTGACGATATTCACCACCAGTATCGAGTTCTTCTCGAAGGTCAACGAGGTGTACTCGCGTTACTTCTCTTCACACAAACCCGCCAGATCCTTTGTGGCGGTTGCTCAGCTTCCAAAGAACGTGGAAATAGAAATAGAGGCCATAGCCGTGAAGGAAGGGGAGTGA
- a CDS encoding glycine--tRNA ligase subunit alpha yields the protein MYLQDVIMKLNEFWASRGCLLEQPYDLEVGAGTFHPATFFGSLRKGPWKVAYVQPSRRPTDGRYGENPNRLQRYFQYQVIIKPSPENSQELYLESLEYLGVNLREHDIRFVEDNWESPTLGAWGVGWEVWLDGMEITQFTYFQQIGGISLREIPLEITYGLERIAMYLQGVDNVFEVKWNEHVKYGDVFLENEREFSFFNFEEANVELLFRHFDEFESEFYRLIEKKLYLPAYDYVLKCSHTFNLLDARGAISVSQRQTYVKRIQAMARKVARVFLEVQEHENSPA from the coding sequence ATGTATCTTCAGGATGTGATAATGAAACTGAACGAGTTCTGGGCTTCCAGAGGGTGTCTTCTTGAGCAACCGTACGATCTGGAGGTGGGGGCGGGGACCTTTCATCCTGCAACCTTCTTCGGTAGTTTGAGGAAAGGTCCATGGAAGGTTGCCTACGTTCAGCCCAGCAGAAGACCGACCGATGGAAGGTATGGGGAAAACCCGAACAGATTGCAGAGATACTTCCAGTACCAGGTGATCATAAAGCCTTCCCCCGAGAACTCCCAGGAACTCTATCTTGAATCACTGGAATACCTGGGAGTGAACCTCAGAGAGCACGATATCAGGTTCGTGGAGGACAACTGGGAATCTCCTACGCTTGGTGCCTGGGGTGTTGGCTGGGAAGTGTGGCTGGATGGTATGGAGATCACGCAGTTCACCTACTTCCAGCAGATAGGTGGAATCTCGCTCAGGGAGATACCCCTTGAGATCACCTATGGACTTGAGAGAATCGCCATGTATCTTCAGGGAGTCGACAACGTTTTTGAAGTGAAGTGGAACGAGCACGTAAAATATGGAGATGTCTTCCTTGAAAACGAAAGGGAGTTTTCCTTCTTCAATTTCGAAGAGGCGAACGTGGAACTTCTGTTCAGACACTTCGATGAATTTGAGAGTGAGTTCTACAGGCTCATAGAAAAAAAGCTATATCTTCCCGCTTACGACTACGTTTTGAAGTGTTCCCACACCTTCAACCTTCTGGACGCTCGAGGGGCGATAAGTGTATCCCAGAGACAAACGTACGTGAAGAGGATTCAGGCGATGGCGCGAAAGGTTGCAAGAGTTTTCCTGGAGGTGCAAGAACATGAGAACAGCCCTGCTTGA
- the gcvPB gene encoding aminomethyl-transferring glycine dehydrogenase subunit GcvPB has translation MTIFDKSKRGRRAFTIPERDVPEYPLSERFSRRTPLKLPEVSEPDVVRHYTELARKNYAVDVGIYPLGSCTMKYNPKLNERTANLPGFRNVHPLQPEETLQGCLQLMYELKAMLCEITGMDDMTLQPAAGAHGELTGMLIVKKFFDDRKDTKRKKVLVPDSAHGTNPASASMVGFEVVEIKSKNGMVDVEDLRKHLDDEVAAVMLTNPNTLGLFERDILKIAELTHNCGALLYYDGANLNAIMGKVKPGDMGFDIVHLNLHKTFSTPHGMGGPGSGPVGVKRHLVDFLPFPNVEKEGNLYRLTVPKKTIGRVRSFFGNFPVLVKAYSYILMMGRDGLEKVSEMAVLNANYLKKKISRFLKVPYDGFCMHEFVASAEEVFKKTGVRTLDIAKRILDYGVHPPTVYFPLIVPEALMIEPTETESKETLDRYAEILEKVIKEAFENPDVLKNAPHRTPVRRVNEVLASRKPVFRWRGKYEAGDRNQQGT, from the coding sequence ATGACGATTTTCGATAAATCGAAAAGAGGAAGAAGGGCTTTCACCATTCCGGAAAGGGATGTTCCGGAGTATCCTCTTTCGGAACGATTTTCCCGTCGAACACCTCTTAAGTTACCGGAAGTGAGCGAACCCGACGTTGTGAGACACTACACAGAACTTGCCCGCAAGAATTACGCGGTGGATGTGGGAATATATCCGCTTGGTTCGTGCACCATGAAGTACAATCCCAAGTTGAACGAAAGAACAGCGAATTTACCGGGTTTCAGAAACGTTCACCCGCTCCAGCCAGAAGAAACGCTTCAGGGCTGTTTGCAACTGATGTACGAGTTGAAAGCAATGCTCTGTGAGATCACCGGAATGGACGACATGACGCTCCAGCCTGCTGCGGGAGCCCACGGTGAACTCACGGGAATGCTCATAGTGAAAAAGTTCTTCGATGACAGAAAAGACACGAAAAGAAAAAAGGTACTGGTTCCGGACTCTGCACACGGGACAAATCCCGCATCTGCCTCAATGGTGGGTTTTGAGGTGGTGGAGATAAAGAGTAAGAACGGTATGGTGGACGTGGAGGATTTGAGAAAGCATCTGGACGATGAGGTAGCAGCCGTCATGCTCACAAATCCCAACACGCTCGGTCTCTTCGAAAGGGATATTTTGAAGATAGCAGAGTTGACTCACAACTGTGGGGCACTTCTTTACTACGATGGAGCAAACCTCAACGCCATCATGGGTAAGGTGAAACCGGGTGACATGGGGTTCGATATCGTTCATCTGAACCTTCACAAGACGTTTTCCACACCACATGGCATGGGTGGACCCGGCTCAGGACCCGTCGGCGTGAAACGCCATCTTGTCGACTTTCTTCCGTTTCCAAATGTAGAGAAAGAAGGAAATCTTTACAGACTCACCGTCCCGAAGAAGACCATAGGGCGTGTGAGGAGTTTCTTCGGAAACTTTCCTGTTCTCGTCAAGGCTTACAGCTACATCCTGATGATGGGAAGAGATGGCCTTGAAAAAGTCAGTGAGATGGCCGTTTTGAACGCAAACTATTTGAAGAAAAAGATCTCCAGATTCTTGAAGGTACCCTATGATGGCTTTTGCATGCACGAATTTGTAGCCAGTGCCGAAGAGGTGTTCAAAAAAACAGGAGTCAGAACCTTGGACATCGCAAAGCGGATTCTGGACTATGGAGTCCACCCACCAACGGTGTACTTTCCGCTGATAGTACCAGAAGCCCTCATGATAGAGCCAACCGAAACGGAAAGCAAGGAAACACTGGATAGGTACGCAGAGATTCTCGAAAAAGTGATCAAAGAAGCGTTCGAAAATCCGGATGTTCTGAAAAACGCACCTCACAGGACTCCCGTTCGAAGGGTGAACGAAGTGCTCGCCTCGAGAAAACCTGTTTTCAGATGGAGGGGAAAGTATGAAGCGGGTGATCGAAACCAGCAGGGCACCTAA